A window from Leptothermofonsia sichuanensis E412 encodes these proteins:
- a CDS encoding GxxExxY protein, translated as MTNEPIPHQDITYRIIGAAMKVHRNTPRGLREKHYQRALTIAMREDGLLVEEEYRLEIYNGKTWLGRLYLDHWVNDCIVVEDKAVSRCMGDDEIAQVISYLAATQAPVGLLLNFGRSRLEYKRILPPKAVQDWQGAIAKYLWIPH; from the coding sequence ATGACTAATGAACCCATTCCTCATCAGGACATCACCTACCGCATCATCGGCGCAGCCATGAAAGTCCACCGCAACACCCCACGTGGACTGCGGGAAAAGCATTATCAGCGGGCATTAACAATTGCAATGCGTGAAGATGGATTACTGGTTGAAGAGGAATATCGCCTTGAAATTTATAACGGGAAAACTTGGTTGGGACGACTGTACCTCGATCATTGGGTCAATGATTGTATTGTGGTTGAAGATAAAGCTGTTTCTCGTTGTATGGGTGATGATGAAATTGCCCAGGTAATCAGTTATCTGGCGGCAACTCAAGCACCAGTCGGATTGTTGCTCAACTTTGGACGATCGCGCCTGGAATACAAACGCATCCTCCCTCCTAAAGCGGTTCAGGATTGGCAAGGAGCGATCGCCAAATACCTATGGATACCTCATTAG
- a CDS encoding D-alanyl-D-alanine carboxypeptidase, with translation MLELFSSGLFSLWLRMAGVPDPVRSVNLVAVTDTPWMVAPGEPDTTVQLTLQQYLQQLSKAGLPASSQGVWLQTGSAFLASNQGTTPLPAASLTKVATSLVALHHWGPNHQFETQVSATGPVENGVLQGDLVVHGGGDPLMVWEEAIAIGNDLNRLGIRRVTGSLIVTGNFLMNFETNPQKAGALLKQALNSTTWSEEARYQYSTMPRGTARPQVAIAGPVQVVTYGIDLLPPQTQLLRHYSLPLSQILKLMNVYSNNVIADVLANSLGGAQQVAHQSALLAGFPRHEILLKNGSGLGVENRISPRAVCAMFAALQRYLQPRNQTIADLFPISGVDHGGTIDYRKIPNAAVVKTGTLNDVSALAGVLPTRDRGLVWFTIINRGTNLDGLRDQQDGLLQSLINRWGAVPSVPLAIAPSTSARAAAASLGASNRTHSVRSAVEVNTYQGN, from the coding sequence TTGCTGGAACTGTTTAGCTCTGGGCTGTTTTCTCTCTGGCTGAGAATGGCAGGTGTCCCTGATCCCGTGCGTTCGGTCAATCTGGTGGCAGTTACCGATACTCCCTGGATGGTGGCACCGGGTGAACCGGATACAACGGTTCAATTGACGCTACAGCAATATCTCCAGCAACTTTCCAAAGCAGGTCTGCCCGCATCGTCTCAAGGCGTCTGGCTGCAAACGGGTTCTGCCTTCCTTGCCAGTAATCAGGGAACCACTCCACTGCCGGCAGCTTCACTGACAAAGGTTGCCACATCCCTGGTTGCTCTCCATCACTGGGGACCCAATCATCAGTTTGAGACGCAGGTCAGTGCCACAGGTCCAGTTGAGAATGGGGTTTTGCAGGGAGATCTGGTCGTTCACGGAGGGGGCGACCCGCTGATGGTGTGGGAGGAGGCGATCGCCATTGGAAATGACCTCAACCGTCTGGGCATCCGTCGAGTGACGGGTAGCCTGATTGTGACAGGCAATTTTTTGATGAACTTTGAAACCAATCCCCAGAAAGCAGGCGCATTACTGAAGCAGGCGCTTAACTCAACCACCTGGTCTGAGGAAGCCCGATATCAGTACAGTACGATGCCCAGGGGCACAGCCCGCCCTCAGGTGGCAATTGCTGGTCCTGTTCAGGTTGTGACCTATGGGATTGATCTGCTGCCCCCCCAGACTCAACTGCTGCGCCACTATTCTCTGCCCCTGAGCCAGATCTTGAAGCTGATGAATGTTTACAGCAACAACGTGATTGCGGATGTGTTAGCTAATTCCCTGGGGGGTGCCCAGCAGGTAGCTCACCAGTCTGCCTTGCTGGCCGGATTCCCTCGCCACGAAATATTGCTCAAGAATGGCTCTGGACTGGGGGTCGAAAATCGAATTTCTCCCAGAGCCGTCTGTGCCATGTTTGCTGCCCTCCAGCGCTATCTGCAACCCCGCAACCAGACGATCGCGGATCTTTTTCCCATCTCCGGAGTAGATCATGGTGGGACGATCGACTACCGCAAAATCCCCAATGCTGCTGTGGTTAAAACCGGCACTCTGAATGATGTCAGTGCGCTGGCAGGGGTTTTGCCGACCCGAGATCGCGGACTGGTCTGGTTTACGATTATCAACCGGGGCACGAATCTGGACGGTTTACGGGATCAACAGGATGGGCTGCTCCAGTCCCTGATTAATCGATGGGGAGCAGTGCCATCGGTGCCCCTGGCGATCGCCCCCTCGACCTCTGCTCGGGCAGCGGCAGCCAGTTTAGGTGCCTCAAACCGGACCCATTCTGTGCGATCGGCGGTTGAAGTGAATACTTATCAGGGGAATTAG
- a CDS encoding cofactor assembly of complex C subunit B: protein MGQSGQNQVLRVLPIVVGGLAGTLLLLNRLFTPDLTNSQARSDVLGVILSAVLILTGLLWQQVQPRLPESVELIGEEGFELLPELPDDVKTELAWASHLLLTNTATRSLLVWYDGQVLLRRGILPETREVTPGPILQRVLEKQKPVYLVALKLYPGKIEFNYLPENTQGLICQPIGNRGALILGANAPRSYTRQDENWVAAIADKLDDTLSQSTW, encoded by the coding sequence ATGGGTCAGTCTGGTCAAAATCAGGTCTTGCGGGTGTTACCCATCGTAGTCGGAGGATTAGCCGGAACGTTGTTATTGCTAAATCGGTTGTTTACGCCAGACCTGACGAATTCTCAGGCACGCTCCGATGTGCTGGGAGTCATCCTGAGTGCCGTCCTGATTCTAACGGGTTTGCTGTGGCAGCAAGTCCAGCCACGCCTGCCAGAAAGCGTGGAACTGATTGGTGAGGAGGGATTTGAACTCCTGCCAGAGTTGCCCGATGATGTGAAGACTGAGCTTGCCTGGGCATCCCATCTACTGCTGACCAATACAGCCACCCGATCGCTCCTGGTCTGGTACGACGGTCAGGTTCTCTTGCGCCGGGGCATCCTGCCTGAAACCCGTGAAGTCACCCCTGGACCCATTTTGCAGCGGGTTCTCGAAAAACAGAAACCCGTTTATCTGGTAGCCCTGAAACTTTACCCAGGCAAAATTGAGTTTAATTATTTGCCGGAGAATACCCAGGGGTTAATTTGTCAGCCTATTGGCAACCGGGGCGCATTGATTCTGGGAGCTAACGCTCCCCGCAGCTATACCCGCCAGGACGAGAACTGGGTCGCGGCGATCGCCGATAAGTTGGACGACACCCTGAGTCAAAGCACCTGGTGA
- a CDS encoding TrmH family RNA methyltransferase, which translates to MLTSLQNPLVKQLRKLHQAKERHRQHLFLLEGTHLIEAALGANCPLETVCYTQDWPLRYPLLWEQVRQQAQRLELVSPEVLRAIATTVEPDGVTATVARTATPNPVFKSLGLVLETIQDPGNLGTMIRTVAAVGADGLLLSADSVDPDHPKVLRASAGQWFQVPMAASNNLAQDLYHYQQQGIQLIATLPTATQTYWEIDLRPPTLILVGNEGAGLSAQLAALADHTCKIPLSPGVESLNVAIAAALILYEANRQRTQDQHLMRPFDAASQ; encoded by the coding sequence ATGCTTACCAGTCTCCAAAACCCGCTGGTCAAACAACTACGAAAGCTGCACCAGGCCAAAGAACGGCATCGGCAACACCTGTTTCTGCTGGAGGGGACTCATTTGATAGAGGCTGCCCTGGGGGCTAATTGCCCCCTGGAAACGGTCTGTTATACACAGGACTGGCCGTTACGTTATCCCCTCCTCTGGGAGCAGGTGAGGCAGCAGGCTCAGCGGCTGGAGTTGGTCAGTCCGGAGGTGCTGCGGGCGATCGCAACCACCGTTGAGCCAGATGGAGTGACCGCAACAGTAGCGCGGACTGCAACGCCCAACCCTGTATTCAAGAGCCTGGGACTGGTTCTGGAAACGATTCAAGACCCTGGCAATCTGGGAACCATGATCCGCACAGTTGCAGCTGTGGGAGCCGATGGCTTACTGCTGAGTGCCGACAGTGTTGACCCTGACCACCCGAAAGTGTTGCGGGCTTCCGCAGGGCAGTGGTTTCAGGTGCCAATGGCTGCCAGCAATAACCTGGCGCAGGATCTTTACCACTACCAGCAGCAGGGCATCCAGCTCATTGCTACCCTGCCCACCGCCACTCAAACTTACTGGGAAATTGACCTCCGCCCACCCACATTGATTTTGGTGGGTAATGAAGGAGCCGGGCTTTCTGCCCAACTGGCTGCCCTGGCTGATCACACCTGCAAAATCCCCCTGAGTCCAGGGGTTGAATCTTTGAATGTTGCGATCGCAGCCGCCCTTATCCTCTATGAAGCAAACCGGCAGCGAACTCAGGATCAACACCTCATGCGCCCTTTTGATGCCGCCTCTCAATGA
- the pilM gene encoding type IV pilus assembly protein PilM, which produces MVNSLKGLFSGKSKGVGIELAADRINLSQLKKQGGGFKLATLGSIPVPEGLFQEGQIMDAPAMAELIQSLLAENKIKAKRVATAVTGGRDTVTRIIPIPAELNDQELREMVLNQEAGLYLPFPREEADVDYQKLGLFVDEDGIEKFQVLLVATRKEITDSYIQTFQQAGLQIDVLEISSFALIRTIRDQLRQFSPQEAVAIVDIEFESTEISIAVDGVPQFSRTVPIGTYQIQSALSRAMNLPPSRSTDLLQSMTIPVTPADTTMGGPGKMGGTNPGAAAMLRIIGELADELRRSIDFYLNQGDNLEVAQLLLAGPGGAIGQLDEFFTQRLSLPSSQIDPITALGLEVNQEIPQTQRPGLGVVLGLGLREAM; this is translated from the coding sequence GTGGTTAACTCTCTGAAAGGCTTGTTTTCTGGAAAATCAAAAGGCGTTGGGATTGAACTCGCGGCTGATCGCATTAACCTCTCTCAACTGAAGAAGCAGGGGGGAGGATTTAAACTGGCAACCCTGGGTTCTATTCCAGTGCCTGAGGGGTTGTTTCAGGAAGGACAGATTATGGATGCGCCAGCTATGGCAGAACTGATTCAGTCATTGCTGGCTGAAAACAAGATCAAAGCCAAACGGGTGGCGACCGCAGTTACCGGAGGCAGGGATACAGTCACCCGGATTATTCCAATTCCGGCAGAACTGAATGATCAGGAGCTGCGGGAGATGGTGCTGAATCAGGAAGCCGGTCTTTATCTTCCCTTTCCTCGGGAAGAGGCAGATGTTGACTATCAAAAACTTGGACTGTTTGTTGATGAAGATGGCATCGAAAAGTTTCAGGTTTTACTGGTGGCAACCCGTAAGGAAATTACCGATTCCTATATTCAAACCTTTCAGCAAGCTGGCTTACAAATTGATGTTTTAGAGATTAGCAGTTTTGCTTTGATTCGCACGATTCGGGATCAATTGCGGCAGTTTTCGCCCCAGGAAGCGGTCGCCATTGTCGATATTGAGTTTGAAAGTACAGAGATTTCGATCGCGGTGGATGGGGTGCCACAGTTTTCGCGAACTGTTCCGATTGGGACCTATCAGATTCAGAGTGCGCTGTCGCGGGCAATGAATCTGCCGCCGTCCCGAAGTACTGATTTATTACAAAGTATGACAATCCCGGTCACTCCTGCCGACACAACCATGGGAGGTCCCGGCAAAATGGGAGGTACTAATCCCGGAGCGGCAGCAATGCTGCGAATCATTGGGGAACTGGCGGATGAATTAAGGCGCTCCATCGATTTTTACCTGAATCAGGGAGACAACCTGGAAGTAGCCCAACTGCTGCTGGCTGGTCCAGGTGGGGCAATCGGGCAGTTGGATGAGTTTTTCACTCAGCGACTGAGTCTGCCAAGCAGCCAGATTGATCCGATTACGGCACTGGGGCTGGAGGTGAATCAGGAGATTCCTCAAACTCAGCGCCCGGGGTTGGGAGTTGTGTTGGGTCTAGGTTTGCGGGAGGCAATGTGA
- a CDS encoding secretin N-terminal domain-containing protein, giving the protein MKQSQGFGRIVLGGAAVLVAIQPAFASPSAQITAVQLNPTKEGVNVFLQTNPGERPHVFAVNRSDSWTADITSTQLRLPNGKSYSQENPAPGIARVTVDQLDANSVRVTAIGQKGALMGEVLRPSSGGLMLNLSRSTGKPPASSVPATLPTVSSTPTRTPPPPSQSPIAQAPPPAAPGAQPPLPELKSPTPPLVPNPRVTVQGGPPGTVNPVTLPALPRALPPPTGDIAISQFNPATSTVDLGTAERVPRLVLRDAPAREVLALLARAAGLNLAYAPPRAIPGQQQQAQPAQQPGAGPDEGPRVTLDIENESVQDVFNTILQITGLEANRVASTIYVGPRLPDDARNITTRTLRLNQASATEAANYLVSQGAEFQIPITRVTVVPIGTAGPNQVLTRIEEPDIKLIRAQRGEAPLTLSGLAVSVDARLNSVVVSGTPRKVEIATALLSQLDARRRQVTMNVKVIDVNLNSIERAGFSFSFGVGANRAINQGGLGIVNFGTRTPAQLGTVDSSQVGLSPLGAVPPIPSYNFASNFFAQLQLQIDSGNAKILTDPTLVVQEGQQATVRLTQEIISNVKVETTGSGDSATVTVTTEKANAGVTLNVEVDRIDDNGFITLAVNPVVSAPIGNFIINIPGFGGSPPSSQVITLLQERSLASGRIRLRDGQTLVAAGIIQDADRATVRKIPILGDIPILGALFRRTERNNERREVIVVLTPRILDDSDRATFGYNYTPDPGVRQILEPQPPRR; this is encoded by the coding sequence GTGAAACAGTCTCAGGGATTCGGTCGAATTGTGCTTGGTGGGGCAGCCGTCCTGGTAGCGATACAACCTGCCTTTGCATCACCATCAGCGCAGATAACGGCTGTTCAGCTCAATCCCACGAAGGAAGGAGTCAACGTTTTTCTGCAAACGAATCCGGGTGAGCGCCCCCATGTGTTTGCGGTGAATCGAAGTGATAGCTGGACGGCGGATATTACCAGTACCCAACTTCGTCTCCCCAATGGCAAAAGTTACAGCCAGGAAAACCCGGCACCGGGCATTGCGCGGGTCACAGTTGACCAGTTGGATGCCAATAGTGTGCGGGTGACGGCGATCGGGCAAAAGGGAGCGCTGATGGGCGAGGTCCTCCGTCCCAGTAGCGGTGGGTTGATGCTGAACCTGAGTCGCTCAACTGGCAAACCGCCAGCCTCTTCAGTCCCGGCAACACTGCCCACGGTTTCATCAACACCGACCCGAACCCCGCCACCCCCATCCCAGTCCCCAATCGCCCAGGCACCCCCCCCGGCTGCTCCTGGGGCACAACCGCCCCTACCTGAGCTGAAAAGCCCAACCCCACCCCTGGTTCCCAACCCCAGGGTTACGGTTCAGGGGGGACCTCCCGGAACCGTCAATCCAGTCACATTGCCTGCGCTACCACGGGCACTGCCACCCCCGACGGGTGACATCGCCATTTCTCAGTTCAATCCGGCAACCAGTACGGTTGACCTGGGAACGGCTGAGCGGGTGCCCCGGCTGGTGCTGCGAGATGCCCCGGCACGGGAAGTTCTGGCACTCCTGGCACGGGCTGCTGGACTCAACCTTGCCTACGCGCCGCCCAGAGCTATACCGGGGCAACAGCAACAGGCGCAACCAGCCCAGCAGCCAGGAGCAGGACCCGATGAGGGACCCAGGGTTACCCTCGATATTGAAAATGAATCAGTTCAGGATGTGTTTAACACAATCCTGCAAATCACAGGCCTGGAGGCTAATCGGGTTGCTTCAACGATTTATGTGGGACCTCGACTGCCTGACGATGCCCGTAATATCACAACCCGTACTTTGAGGTTAAACCAGGCAAGTGCTACGGAAGCTGCCAACTACCTGGTTTCTCAAGGGGCGGAATTTCAAATTCCGATTACGCGGGTCACGGTTGTGCCCATTGGGACTGCCGGTCCCAACCAGGTACTAACCCGCATTGAGGAGCCAGACATCAAGCTCATTCGTGCTCAAAGAGGGGAAGCACCCCTGACCTTATCTGGGCTGGCTGTGAGTGTGGATGCCCGGTTGAACTCGGTGGTGGTGAGTGGTACCCCCCGTAAGGTGGAAATTGCAACTGCACTTTTAAGCCAGTTGGATGCCCGTCGTCGCCAGGTGACGATGAATGTCAAAGTGATTGATGTCAACCTCAACAGTATTGAACGGGCTGGTTTCAGTTTCTCGTTTGGGGTGGGAGCAAACCGCGCCATTAACCAGGGGGGGTTGGGCATCGTCAATTTCGGGACACGCACCCCAGCCCAGTTGGGAACTGTTGATAGCAGTCAGGTTGGGCTTTCGCCGCTTGGGGCCGTTCCCCCTATTCCGAGTTACAACTTTGCCAGTAATTTCTTTGCTCAGTTGCAACTTCAGATTGATTCGGGGAATGCCAAGATCCTGACCGACCCAACCCTGGTCGTTCAGGAAGGTCAACAGGCAACGGTGAGACTGACCCAGGAAATTATCTCTAACGTTAAGGTGGAAACCACTGGATCGGGAGATTCGGCAACAGTGACAGTCACCACAGAGAAGGCAAATGCTGGGGTGACGCTGAATGTTGAGGTTGACCGGATTGATGACAATGGCTTTATTACTTTGGCAGTGAACCCGGTCGTGTCTGCGCCCATTGGCAATTTTATCATCAACATTCCTGGCTTTGGTGGTAGCCCACCGTCCTCTCAGGTAATCACGCTGTTACAGGAGCGATCGCTCGCCTCTGGTCGTATCCGTCTGCGGGATGGTCAAACGCTGGTTGCAGCGGGGATTATTCAGGATGCGGACCGGGCGACTGTGCGTAAAATCCCAATTCTGGGGGATATCCCAATTTTGGGCGCGCTGTTTAGGCGGACAGAGCGCAACAACGAGCGGCGAGAGGTGATTGTTGTGCTGACTCCGCGCATTCTGGATGACAGCGATCGCGCCACCTTTGGTTACAATTACACACCCGATCCAGGCGTGCGCCAGATCCTGGAGCCTCAACCACCACGACGATAG
- the cas2 gene encoding CRISPR-associated endonuclease Cas2: MLVLVVYDIPDDRRRTKLATFLEGYGRRVQKSVFECFLPLAEMKTLQQKVQRRIKPEEDNVRFYWIPADALPKVLTLGSGPPEPPPEFYII, translated from the coding sequence ATGCTGGTACTGGTGGTCTACGACATTCCCGACGACAGGCGGCGCACAAAACTGGCGACGTTTCTGGAGGGCTATGGGCGGCGCGTGCAAAAGAGCGTGTTTGAGTGCTTTTTGCCCCTGGCGGAGATGAAAACCCTCCAGCAGAAGGTGCAGCGGCGCATTAAGCCAGAAGAGGACAACGTCCGCTTTTACTGGATTCCAGCAGATGCACTGCCCAAAGTGCTGACCCTGGGCAGCGGCCCACCCGAACCGCCCCCAGAGTTTTACATTATTTAA
- a CDS encoding DNA double-strand break repair nuclease NurA — protein sequence MLDLTKLAQQMQGISQQLSLEATATRQRLEQAHKLLDLAAQNQPRLTENQQTWRDRLSFTAAEPVEPLNRRLPIPVAPAVHTVLATDGSQIAPSHHEIAYCYLINIGRIILYYGQNRLPLVDSQPEIFYRPEDLYISRQWGIRTEEWMGYQRTVSEAMVLAELGEAVRQEWGAEDGIQEVKRGTGSRGQDPALENATSKIKSSISDLQSSLPDTLALVDGSLIYWFLESLPGEARDRILPPILASWNRLRDHKIPLVGYLSASRSGESINFLRLQSCPYHEPDCITHCPGHLNGDASSPLKRAPCQVLDPLKDTALWGMHLEPGQRSPLWRSSARILDLYGDHHTYFCYVHAGTEIARVEFPAWVAEDVHLLDVALSLTLAQVQKGYGYPIGLAEAHNQAVVRGGDRARFFALLEQQMIRAGLQNVGISYKEARKRGSIA from the coding sequence ATGCTCGATCTGACCAAACTGGCTCAACAAATGCAAGGCATCAGTCAACAGTTGTCTCTGGAAGCAACGGCAACCCGCCAGCGGCTGGAACAGGCTCACAAACTGCTGGATCTGGCAGCTCAGAACCAGCCGCGTTTAACCGAGAATCAACAGACCTGGCGCGATCGCCTGAGTTTTACCGCGGCTGAACCTGTGGAGCCTTTAAATCGTCGGCTTCCAATTCCCGTTGCACCCGCTGTTCACACCGTTCTGGCAACAGATGGCTCCCAGATTGCCCCCAGTCACCATGAGATTGCCTATTGCTACTTAATTAATATTGGTCGCATTATCCTGTACTACGGACAAAACCGCCTGCCCCTGGTAGATAGCCAGCCCGAAATCTTCTATCGCCCTGAAGATCTGTACATTTCTCGCCAGTGGGGCATTCGGACCGAAGAGTGGATGGGCTACCAGCGAACAGTGTCGGAGGCGATGGTGTTGGCAGAATTGGGGGAAGCGGTGAGGCAGGAATGGGGTGCAGAGGATGGGATACAGGAGGTAAAGCGTGGGACAGGGTCCAGGGGCCAGGATCCAGCGTTGGAAAACGCAACATCCAAAATAAAATCTTCGATTTCCGATCTTCAATCCTCGCTCCCCGATACCCTTGCCCTGGTCGATGGCTCTCTGATCTACTGGTTCCTGGAATCCTTGCCAGGAGAGGCCCGCGATCGCATCCTCCCCCCCATCCTGGCATCCTGGAATCGATTACGGGACCATAAAATTCCGCTGGTTGGCTATCTCAGTGCTTCCCGGAGCGGAGAATCGATTAATTTTCTCAGGCTCCAGTCCTGCCCTTACCATGAACCGGACTGTATCACCCATTGCCCCGGGCACCTCAATGGGGACGCATCCTCCCCGCTAAAGCGTGCCCCCTGCCAGGTGCTTGACCCACTGAAGGACACCGCCCTCTGGGGAATGCATCTGGAACCAGGACAGCGTAGCCCCCTCTGGCGCAGTTCTGCCCGCATTCTAGATCTGTATGGCGACCACCACACCTACTTCTGCTATGTCCATGCAGGCACTGAGATTGCCCGGGTCGAATTCCCAGCATGGGTAGCAGAGGATGTCCATCTGCTGGATGTCGCCCTCAGTCTAACCCTGGCGCAGGTTCAGAAAGGGTATGGCTACCCGATTGGATTGGCAGAGGCTCACAATCAGGCTGTTGTCAGAGGGGGCGATCGCGCCCGCTTTTTTGCCCTCCTGGAACAGCAAATGATTCGTGCTGGACTGCAAAATGTAGGGATTTCCTACAAAGAAGCCCGCAAACGAGGAAGCATTGCCTAA
- a CDS encoding PilN domain-containing protein, with product MYSLDVNFLNDRPEYKPDGAAARGRGMRAVPSDSRQPLILGLLAAILLPALAGGLLLFLQARNGELEQQQAALDSQLGDIEAKKKQIESIQAEVTQVRDETNALASVFNTIKPWSAVMQDFRDRIPPGVQILRIRQLAPDPQALQQQPSPSPSPGQPAPPPTPPVVGKIEINGLANSFNDVNDFMLVLQRSPFLNPSETRLLSSELQKEALKFGNLQLRNAPTASVDPSALPTLPRQVEFTVQTAFNDIPASDLLQELERKTAVGLVARIEALQRKGVIQK from the coding sequence ATGTACAGTCTGGACGTAAATTTCTTAAATGATCGCCCGGAGTATAAACCGGATGGTGCGGCTGCCCGGGGGCGGGGAATGAGGGCAGTTCCGAGTGATAGTCGGCAACCGTTGATCTTAGGATTGCTGGCGGCGATCCTGTTGCCTGCTCTGGCAGGGGGGTTACTGCTCTTTCTGCAAGCCAGAAATGGGGAGCTGGAGCAGCAACAGGCAGCCCTGGATAGCCAGTTGGGGGATATTGAAGCAAAGAAAAAACAAATTGAAAGTATTCAGGCTGAGGTCACCCAGGTCAGGGATGAAACCAATGCCCTGGCAAGTGTGTTCAACACGATTAAGCCCTGGTCTGCGGTCATGCAGGATTTTCGCGATCGCATACCGCCTGGTGTACAGATCCTGCGCATCCGGCAACTGGCTCCCGATCCCCAGGCACTGCAACAACAGCCCAGTCCCAGTCCCAGTCCAGGGCAGCCTGCACCACCACCCACTCCCCCAGTGGTGGGCAAGATTGAAATCAACGGCCTTGCCAATTCGTTCAATGATGTGAATGACTTTATGCTCGTGCTGCAACGGTCACCCTTTCTGAATCCATCGGAAACCAGACTGCTGTCCTCAGAACTTCAGAAAGAGGCTCTCAAGTTTGGTAATCTTCAACTCCGAAATGCTCCCACGGCCTCGGTGGATCCCAGCGCCCTGCCCACTCTGCCCCGCCAGGTTGAATTTACGGTGCAAACAGCGTTTAACGATATTCCAGCGTCAGATTTACTGCAAGAGTTAGAGCGCAAGACTGCCGTTGGACTGGTAGCTCGAATTGAAGCACTACAGCGCAAAGGGGTGATTCAAAAATGA